The sequence TCAAGTCGATCAAGATAATAGATAACACAGCGGATTATTACATAATGATTtatgactttttattttttaaattttttaaccttATACTGCTCTTCGACAAGGGTGACGACGTTGGACGAATCTTTACTCATAACACCCACGGACGAACCTCTGACTAGCGGTTGGAAAGCTTGGTAAGCTTTGGCCACATCTGCCGTCACGGCAAAGATGACATTCATGGATTGCTCTTGGACAAGGCGACTGATTTGGCCTAGCGAGGGGTAATCGTGTAATAATCCAAACCCGTAGTCGATTCCGTTCAAATGGCATTTGCCATCATTCGGAGTCAAAATGCCTCCCAActagaaaatcaaatgtttgatcaatttttgacaaaattctaaaataaaaattttaaaaattaacagaCCCTTCCATCGCCAGCCTGTTATAATCACATAGatgaaaataaagataattgACATGAAAAAAGGGAATACAACGCTAATTTTCTCAAATACCAAATGTGAATAATTGTCGGTAATCAATAGAATGATGTGTCGGGCTTTTTCTCTCCATCCGATTTCGTTTGTACACACAATGGCTTGGACAAGAGCTTCGAACCCACCTTCAGGCTCGTCGTACGTGTTGACAATTCCTGCCTGCTGGACTTCGCTCTGAGAAATGATTGCATTAAGTTTTAACTCACTGATTTATTGTCTTCGCCGTGGGGTTCATGTACCGTAAAGAGCGCAATGTTATCAGCTATTTTCATATGGTTCTTGAATGAATACGTTTTTTGTTCTGGCCTGTTGATCAATCATAATTTAATTGGTAAATATTAATTGCACGTAAATAAACATCTAGACTGATGATTCACCAGCTGTAAGGAAAGCGATTTTTGTCGACGAACGAGCCGAAACCCATTGAGAAAAATCGGGTGATGTTGCGCATGGTGTCGGCCAGTTTGGAGCCCAGTTTCTccactaaaaaatttgaattcagattttttgaaagtttttaaaaattgttaatgtttaaaaaaggaaaattttaaattttttgaaaaatagtgCACCTGAAGCTTTGTCGTCGGCCATTGAATTGGACAAATCCATCAAAAAGTAAAGATCAATCGGATAATCTTTAGCCTGTTTGAATTCGACCGGAATGGTGTAAGTTTGTCCTGTTgaacaaaaacgaaacaagaaaagaaggtCTGACAAATCTGCTTAGAAGCTTTTCCAGTTGGTTCTTAAAAGCTCTAGACCGTTTCTGGCGTTGCTCACGGAAACCCTCTGCGGCTTCAACTGGATGGGATCATCCAATTTGGACGCTTCAGCCAACGGAACGTTTTGAACGTAGTCGATAAACACTTGAGGGTCGACTACAAATTGGGAAGAACATTGAGCTGTTTTGGCTTGATCTCTTGTCATGCAACGATCTCCGTTGAAACTCTAAATAAATACCAGGAAATGAATCGGACTCGAAACGGGAATTTTCACGTATATTTTCGCTCACCGTTTCACGACACCAGACGCAATCTGGAATGGTGGTGCATTTTCCACAATCGACTGCTGATGCGCACGAGTCCAGTTGTGACCAAGCCATCGGCCAGAAGATGGCAATT is a genomic window of Daphnia pulicaria isolate SC F1-1A chromosome 2, SC_F0-13Bv2, whole genome shotgun sequence containing:
- the LOC124326109 gene encoding integrin beta-PS-like gives rise to the protein MDLKIISLVIAIFWPMAWSQLDSCASAVDCGKCTTIPDCVWCRETSFNGDRCMTRDQAKTAQCSSQFVVDPQVFIDYVQNVPLAEASKLDDPIQLKPQRVSVSNARNGQTYTIPVEFKQAKDYPIDLYFLMDLSNSMADDKASVEKLGSKLADTMRNITRFFSMGFGSFVDKNRFPYSWPEQKTYSFKNHMKIADNIALFTSEVQQAGIVNTYDEPEGGFEALVQAIVCTNEIGWREKARHIILLITDNYSHLAGDGRLGGILTPNDGKCHLNGIDYGFGLLHDYPSLGQISRLVQEQSMNVIFAVTADVAKAYQAFQPLVRGSSVGVMSKDSSNVVTLVEEQYKLITSSVELRDNANNGVKLRYFTNCLDKDSSVRETPSCDQLKVGSLIKYNITIEIDQCPAGKSTHRQTVVVSPVGLTDSLVIDLEIECDECPCERADSVSCPHQCDELTYCLEPSRIPKELLESDKIAQECSKFNMTKDDPSSPDLFPMRRCEIFDNATDCRRDFVYGYTADDEKVVLFNNTICTPAFKFELTPNIAFMMMGSLVAVGLALLLLWRLLLFMYDRKEYAKFINESQNAKWTADNNPLYVEASTNYNNPAFQQGGHK